aattccaTACGCATTGCCAATATTtgataacaaactaaatatagccacaAAATTGACAATTTTACCAAATAATGGTATTGTTAAAAATGTCATCAATCTGAATAGGCCCTAAGTCAATCTAATTTATAGTAATAATGAATGGTTGAATGCATGCCTTATACAGAGTAAATTGTCCCCTTTTATCTCCACTCATATAAAATATGGTAGTGGCTGCAGTGAATATGCCACCACCCAACTACCACGCAAGGCCCACAACACACTTTGACAAGATTTTCCCTATTTTCTAGCCCCATATGTCATAGATAGCTCTAACTCAGTAGGTACATAGAAAATGATAATAAAAGTAAGATGACAGTAATATATTTAAGAGTAGGATTAACTTTCTTTGTGAactttataatatatacaatgagCTATATACATTGGTTTTCTAAAATATTCGTTGTAACAAACATATAAATTATGcttatagtatatatatgtctaaaatGACCGGGTTCCACCGTACGTACCGTCTGCAAGCAGTACTATCTGCAGCTAGCCTGGAAATTAAATTCAGATCGATCGACCTGATGATAGAAATGGCTTACGTGAGCACATATAGATGCAGTGCACGAAGTCGTCTGGTTTCTTTGGAATTTCTGCGCACTGACGTGCATCCTTGATTTGATTCGATTCTATCCATGCCTGCCGGCCGCGACAACTACGTTTCAGGGGAGATTCAGATAATTCATACGTCAAGCTCTCTTGATCATTCGTCAACATTGTTGCTTAGTCCCATCAACAAAAAAAGGGTTAATTAAAGATGTTCGATCGATCATTCGATGTTCCATCTTTCATCAATATGATCCACTTGATATTGATATGTATAATCATCATCAATTAGCTATAGCTAGTTGCACTGCTGGAGAAAGGGTCTTCACCCAAGGTTGGTAACCCCTGTAGTCCTGGTTACGAATCCAGGACTAAACatgtccatctttagtcccggttgaaataatcAGGGTTAAAAGATAGAGCCAGATCCGATTGatagtttcttttttctttttgtttttaactttgaatattgatttcactacatccccaaattgatcatctccAAAATCACAGAAAAAAAGGATCATctccaaatcccaaatcaatcatctccaaatacatcacaaattctaaaaagaaacatcacatattcacatcacatacaaatcaaatacatcacaaattctcaaaagcaaattcatcacaaatccTTAAAAGAaaatccaccgccgccgccctccgccgggcCGCCACCCGCACCGCCACGGCCTTGTGCGCCGCTGCGCGCGGCGGCATCCCGCCTGCgttggaggggagggggagggagccgccgcgcccgcagggaaggaggagagaacATGAGAAGGGAGAAGGATTGTAGAAGATGATAAGATAAGattggagaggaggagagatgaGAAGATAAGgctgggagaggaggaggcgcatGGCTCGGGGCGCccgtgatttttttatttttgatccCGGTTGTTATAAGCAATCGGGATTAAaaatggatctttagtcccgattggtgttgCCAACAGGCACTAAAAATAGTAGAGGCTCTGACTCATttttaactgggactaaaaatgattttttagtctcggttgataacaccaaccgagactaaaagataaaaaaaattggttagGCTTTTTAACcaggaaaaaaatatgtttagtCCCAGTTCCTATTCAAACCatgattaatatggtttttggCCAAccgataaagatggtttctgCAGTAGTGCTGGCTACTAGAGTTTGTTGGCTCCAAAATTAATTAATGACCATGTAAATGAGATATGCACATATAGCGTTAGATTTGGAAAAGGGCATGGGCGATGATAATTACTTTGGACCACAGGTGCACTATACCAGCTAAAATAGGGAGTGCTTATCTACTCTTCCCGCAAGTAGAAAGCACATTTTGTTCCAAACATGTTTAAACGTAATGGCGCACTAAGGAAGTAGCACTCAAATATATACACTGACCTAACATGtatatgcatcatgcatgcatggacaaTATAGATTCCGGTACAATCATTGCTAATTTGTATGGAAGGGAATTAAGTAGAAAACAAAAATCTAAGGCATGATGACCACTGTAAACCATAAGAGAAGCGAAACAGATGATTAGGAGTAACTAATAACTAGTAGTTTTATGGGAGTAGAAGTCGGACAcaaatttatttgttttgtttcaatTGTAGATAGGGTTCATACTCAAAATCAGACTCTAATACCATATTACCATATTCAGTTGCATGCAAATGCACATGCCAATCTCGTCCAAAAGCTTAAGCTGATGAGATAAATGAAACTTAtacttaaatatatatatagtcatcACTAGTTATGCTAGTACGAATGCACATAGATACGTATTGATCAATCCTTATGAAAGCCTACTAATCTGGGAATGAGATAGAATCTAGTAGTAGGAATTATATATCCAGGTCTAGTTTACAGACAGCAGTAAAGTTCCCCAGAAGGGTTCTTTTTGATAAGATTGATTAAGCCAAGCATGCATGCAGGTACCGATGTCCTCCGGCCGAGTACACATGATTAGCTAGATAGCGCCACATCGAGCTCCAAATTACAGTCCTAACTAACACAAGTGAAGTGTGGAAGATGATTATATGATATAAAcactattccctccgtttcacaatataagtcatatacacacatatatatgtatatgtatatatatatatatatatatatatgtatatatatatatatatgtatatatatatatatgtgtgtgtgaatagaatgacttacattatgaaacggaggagcTAACTTAATTAGCTAAGGTGCATGCAAATACTTATATGAATAGGTCAAGCTAAGAGCCGTAGGAGACAGTGAACGTGGAAAGCCTCAGGTGGCTCGATCAGCTGAGCTGGGCAACCTATCGATCTGCACGGGACATGCATGGTCTAATTGTTAAGAACCCACCAATTAAGAGGCAATAATCTATCTCTCTATCTATCGATCTATCTGCAGAGATAGAAGTGGGTGATaaccgatgaaaaaaaaagaaaaggaaaatatatagACGCCAAGTTAAGCTAGCTACACAAGCCGACTCATCGCATCGGCATTGCAGATTTGGAACGCATTAATTACATGCGAGGAGGTTTTGTTTAATTAGAGTGATCATGGATGAAATCATGAAATGGTTTAGTgtacttagagcaagtttaatagtatagccaactactagctctaatttatctatagccacgctcatttatacaatagttacatactatactattaatatctggtcccacctgtcatacacacactgcgccTTGGAGTCGTGCtacagctagctacaaatctgtagcccgctgccatTCTCCCTTCTCATTTATCTGCTTAAAATATGTCTGCAactggtttatagcctgctattgtacctgctgcTCTTAGTAGGGGTAGATGGGTTGGGCAGAAAGGCACCCTGGCAGTGAGGTGGTCGCTCCATCTGGTTCGACCGCCGTCTTTCCAGGGTCACCTGTTCcgttttgcttttgtttttgttgttttttggCCAAAGTTCGCACGTAGATTCAGAACGAGGAAAACAAGGTTAGTTTAGGCTGGACCTGGATGAATCAGCATGGAGCTTTTTTGTTTCCATGCCATTGGAAGACGAGCGGGAGCTTTGACACCTGGTGCAATGCTGATCCTTGCCGTTTCCACCATCTCAAGAGACTATTCTGAGCTTTTCGTTTCCGATTCTTGTTGGCACTTGGCAGGCCGAGCCAGAAAATTTCCACACTTAGGGCTGAGCTAATGGGatctcaaatatttttataaattatatagcATTTTTCAAGATTATAATGGGGATTATGGAGCTAGGCATGGAGCCCAAGCCCTAGCTGCCCCACGCCTGATTCTGCCCCTACTTGTTGGGTTGGGTTCGGTTCTATTCCCTCCGTTACAAAATAAACTAACCTTGTATAGAATAGATGACACATCTAGTGCTACCAATATGTCCGTTACAAAATAAACTAACCTTATATGGGATATAACACATCTAgtgctataaatctggacataagtAACCTCACACATCCTAAAtttctagtactataaatctaaacatacacatctagatttatagtactagaagTTTAAGATATGTTACATTTTGTATGAATTTGGTTTATtcgggacggaggaagtacgcaACACTGCAAACTCTCATCAGTGCCAAACGGCTGAGCTGAGCTTTTACTTCTACGACAAATGCGACATATCATCAATGTCTTGGAAACGCCAATTAACGTCGTATACTCGTATTACAACTACTAGGGAGCCCCCACAGTTGCAGATTATTTGGCTCCCTCCTACCTCCTTGACAGTTGGATCATTAAACAACACAACATAAGGCTATCTCCAACAATGAAACCCAAAATACAATACCCATTTCTAACAATGAAACCCAAAATACAAGACCCATTTCACGTTTGCATAGCGCTACAGTTAAAGAGTTCAATACATATTTTTGGTCTTCTCCAACAATAAGACCTAAAAGAGAACCCTTGCTGCACATAGATCTTTAGAAGGGAGGATACTCAGATTTAGGTTATGCCTCTTATAGCACGCAAAATAGGTCTTCTGTATAGATCCTCTTATAGCACGCAAAATAGGTTTTCTGTATAGGTACTCTGTTGGAGGCTGAAATAGTACTATCGGAGACCCATTTTGGGTTCGGGTGCCCTTATGGGTCACTTGTTGGAGACAGTCTTAATGCAAGGAAATGGACAATGGCTACAGAATGTAAGGACCAGTCTGCAAATATCTTATATTACAAGGGAAGATCCGAGTACACAGGAGCATTGAGAAACAAAGATGAGCAGCACAGCAGCTATCTCTATAATCTAGACCTACAGCAGAGGCAAGGGCATCTCTGAGAAGCAAACAGGTCGACCCAGAGATGCCATACACAAGTTCAATTCAGCACCCATACAATGATGAAGCCAGAAGCTAGATGCTCCACGGTTAAAGACAAAACGACACATGTCGTTATGGAGCACAAGCAAAGCTCTGTAAAACTTGCCGTAGATCTAGGGGGTTCTCAGCACAGGATTCTACGATCTTCCCTGTAATAAAGCTCCCCTGATTGCTGCCCTTATCATTGCTTGACATGATGATCTTATCGCCATCTTCCCTTAACAGCCCCCCTTGCTTGCAGATCTGTGTCGAAAAGGAAACTTTGTAAGTCGAGCAACTTACCATAGACTCCTCCAGCAGATGCTCTCTATCTTTTTGTCCTTTTTACACCGTTTTCCAACCTCATGCAGTTGATGTCAGACTAACCCTGAGATAGAGTAACAAACAAGTACCAAACAGCAGGGTATAAAGAAAACAGAGCAAATTGAGATAGTGAACGCACAAGGATTGAGTTCAGGGTCATGCCTCAATGATGCCTTCTGTGGCGCATCCGAGTTCACACCTGCATGAGCTTTAGAAACCACTTCAATCCCATTGTTTGGCTTTATATatcaaaaaatgaaaatgaagtgAACAAATAAAAAAGGTTCAGATCATATATAAGGACATCTTAATTTCAAAAAGGAGAGAACCAGAAAAGACCTCTAACTCTTCGGGAAGACCAGTTTGAACGACTCCATTTCCACCGAAATGCACATTTTCAACCAGGGCACTTCCCATGTCCTCGGCTCTCTCCAATAGCTCCCCACTTTTGTTGCCTCCCAAGCTTTCACTTCCAACGAGCTCTGACACAACCTTTTCTGCCACACGTTTCAAAGATACAGCTACAGTTGTAGTGGTGCAGTTCTTCATATTGGAACCACAGTTATCATGCTCTTTAGTAGCATCACTAGGACAAACCGCTTCCACTCCCACACACTTGGAGCCTGATGTAACAGAGTCCAGACTTTTTTCAGATGCCAGTGGTGAATTCAAGCAATTTGCTTGTTCTAGATTGCCATTGGCAAGTGAAACCGGACTTCCACCACTTGCACCGGAAGCATCAGCAATATTGCCTGATGGAGGCGATGAAGTTTTCTGGTGAACTGGGCTAATTGAGGGGCTAATTGAGGCCCTCTTAACAGATCTACCAGGTTCACTATCATAAACCCCAGCTGTATCATGCTTTCGCTTGGGCTGCCCATCTGGGGATCTATTCGCTGTGCCATCTTCAACATCATTTTTATTAGACTGCTGGGGATGATTTATATGCCTCGAAGGACGAGGTCTCTTGTAGCCCTCTGGAAACACATAAGATGGAATCTGCTTCCTCCGAACATGAGATACAGCCAACTCCATCCCAGGTCTCCAGTACCCATACATGCCGATATCATGCCTAAATTCATCTACTGTTCCACGAATATCAAACTGTTGACCCTCCTGTATTTTTGCACCTTCTTTCCTTGATAAACCCATGAAAAAAGCACAATGAGCACATTGTCTGGAAGGGTCAGCATACTCATGTGGGTAAGGATGGCATTGTAACATTCCATATGTGTCTCTTTCAATCTGCACTTGTCAACAAATAAGAAAAATACTCTAACAATCAACCACATcaaaaataacaataataattagTAATCTTAACAGTCTATAGTAAAGAGCCAGTTTAGTGGTAACAGAAGGCATGAAAACTATCACCCTACTAATTCTCAAGCCAATCTGCAATAACTACTCTAAGCTTCCCCATGGAATTGGTTGATATTTTGTACTAGTACTGAATATACAATACCAAATCAACTTTCACAATCAAAACATTCCAACTGACTCCACATAGCCTAATGAACAGTCCTCATACCACTGACCCTTCCAGGCAATAGCTCCAAAGGCCAATGATCTTGTAAGCtactgtagtactccctccgccccacaaaaaacaaacctaggcatggatgtgacatatcctagtacatgGAATCTGTTTGTTTTTtgagggatggagggagtacacaatAAAGAGCTTAAGCAACAAATTACCTTTAAAGTAAGTTGTCTTAACCGAGATTCAACCCATCCCTTCCAAAGTCTAAGATCTTCTCCATCTTCAGCGATGATGTCAACCTGGAGATAATTCTTATATGCTTCAAAAAATTGGAAAGGCTCAAAAAGAGCAGACCAATTAGCCTTACTGATATCGATTTCCTGCATTGCAGAGCAAAGGATGCATAGTCAAAACAGAAAGCACTCACTAAAAAAGTAACTTATGTAGTGACAGAAAACTACCTGGCAAATTTTGTTACCAAACTGGAATTGCTCCATCATAACCCTAAGTGTGCTTGTTGAAACATTATAGCTGGAGTTCATGCACGGGTAAGCAGGGGTTATTATGGGCATATGATGAGATCTGTCACGGTGATATTTGCGTGGATCCCACACAGGAAAACCAAGTTCATCCTCCTCAATAGCACAAAGCATCACGGGATTTGGCCATTGCCATTGAGTAAAAACTCTAAAGAATCTTGAGACAAGCATACTTGGCACAGCATTAGGGTAGAGCTGGCAGACACGTGCAACAAGTAAAGCCCAATTGACACCGCCAAGAAAACCAGTAACCTGGCAACGAAGAGAAGTCAATAACCAAACTCAAAAAGAAACGTTACTGACAATAATGACAAGAATATACTTACATTAGAGTAAACTCCTCTTTTTTTCGCCCAATACTTCAAACACCTTAGCGTTGTTCGAAAGTTCTACCATTAAGCATATGGACATCATTAGACTGCTATCctagaagaacaaaaaaaaaacatgcatataCTGTAGATTGCTCAGGCCAACCTCAACATTTGGAACAAGCCTAAGAATCTGGTCAGCTACTCTGCACCCATTAAGACTGCGAACAGTTACTTCATCAACATCATACAGTACTGATCCTTGCGAGATATCCAAGTCCTGCAGCAATACATTAGACACAATGTATATCTTGATTCTTGAAAAGCTAGCATAACAACGGGCAAAATGGATCAATAGAAGAAAGGGCAACTGTAGAAATGACATGATTTTATAGGGTAAATGACATGATTTTAAAAATCCAGAATGTTGCAAATAAAAATATAGGGTAAATGACATGATTTTATACAAAAGGCATAGCAGAGAGAAAGATCCCTTCATTGCCTGAACTGATTTCTTATGGATGGCAGGAGACCACCCAAGGTACAAACAATAATGCAGTCTGGATAACTTCAACAATAAACTTGTggttttatcataaaactattgCATAAAATTCAAAGAGCAGCAATAGAGATCTTCGTACCATTATCCAAGGTATCAGAAAATGACTATTCCGAACAGAACCCTTAACTAAAATACAATGTAAAATGCCATATATAGCATGTGACGAAAGAAAATCTTAGAACTATTATGCGGCATACAGAAACAGGTAAGTATATGAAAACATTTATACTTTATACACTTACTGGTGGTACTACTAAGAGAGAGACACTCGCATAAAGAAGGTCAATTGATATTCCATGGAATTTAAATTTCATAACAGGAACATGTGCATCAGGTACAGGTTGCAACTCAGTAACTTCCTCTGTTTGTGCCAATATGTCATGTAGTACAATAAAGAAATCCTCCTGCAGAAAGAGTATCTATGTTAGAGGGCACTCATGACATCTCTAAACTGATATTACATGATAGAATTCAAATACGTTGTCACCTCACGATTCACATATGAAGGCCCAACACATAAAGTATCAATGTCAGCTCCAGGGCCATGAACCTACAAAAGCAGAAACATCAAATTATGTAAATTTGAATCAATCTACCATAAGAAATTGatagaaaataagaaatatgTGCACCAAATAGAATAGAAGcatagaaaggaaaaaaaaacaaaaaatgctTTGCAACCTAGCACCAACACTGATGTTTTAGGAGTAGCCTTACAATCACTGTTCTGCTCATATTTACATTATATACTATTAGTTCAGCGTGTAACAGCATCATATTCATGACATCACTAGTTCTGAAAAACTTTATCTTTATCAAGCTCGGAATGCATCGTCTTTGTCAAACTACATAAGGGACAGTAAATAAGTGAAGCTAGAAAAGTTAAAGGGGCTAGACAAAACATGACCAAATATTGACTTCAAAGATTACTATTAGTTCTCAAAACTGTTGGGGGTCTACTTGAAAGAACTCATGTATTATTTATTCCTATATTAAGTTATCAACTAACGTAGCTACTAGCACCTACTTTTTGGAGCAATGAAATAAACATTGAGCTAAAAAATTAGCACGGAATGACAGAAAATAAGAAACAGGCCTAATTATTTTAACAATGATATGATGCTAAGCTCATAACAACTAACACTGATGGAGCATGACCACACAATAAGAGGCACATGATATAGgatactaaggccctgtttgtttcagcttaagattattataatctagattattgagtcggattactataagctggattataataagccgacATAGAATAAGTTGTTAGCTGTTTGTTTCTTTGGATTATTAGCTGGTTGTTAGGtgttagccacccaataatctaaaaaaagcacctttagagtggattactagattatagtaatctggcttatagatcgtaataatctatcataataaactatctgtttgtttcagcttactcctaataatccagattataataatcctaagctgaaacaaacatggCCTAAGATCATACGACCCAGGATCCAGGTTGTATACAACCACAAGCTGTACTCTAATCACCTTTAGTGTCCCCCACAACCTAAAAGTTTTACTAAGAAGCTGTTTCTCATTACAATTATGATCAAATAATTTGTGGCAGCCATGTCAAAGGTTGGTAGTggacaaaattatttttgaacTCAGAACTAAATCACTTAGATATGAAATCCCTATCATTAGGATTGCTCCTATCCGCCATCAGTTGCAACCAAATGGCAGGTGGCTTAATTATAGTAATTTAATCCTGCTCCTACTATTAACACAGATTATATTGTGGACCGAGAAAATTCATATATTACTCAGGCACAAGGAAATTTAATCTCTTCCTCTGTTACTAATGTTGATGCACAAGGAAATTTAATCTCCCTTTACCTGTTAAATGACAGGAAgttcatattaatattaaggcACAAGGAAATGTAAGAAATCTCTATTCCTCTATTAAATGGCAGCAAAGGACACTATCAATAGCTCCCACTAATATGTAAAACGATAAGAGTCAGACAAGGCAAACAATACTACAGAAAAAACTATGGAGGTGTATGTGGTAGGAAAATAACAGAAACACGGGATATAATATAATAGTTACCCCTAAACGGTATGATCCAAACGTGAAGAGTACAGCATTTGCTTCTTCAACCATCTGATCAGTGTAACCTCTCTGGCTGGTTAACTGCTTCACCCAATCTTTTACAATCTGCAAGTCCAAACAAGAACGATGCTTAGCAGATGATTTTCAACTTACAACAATATaccgtagaaaaaaaaatggcggAGCTACATTATGAGGGTGTggtgcccaggaacccggttaAAGTTCGTCTATTTCACCATATGTGCCCCCCCCCCTAAAGGCTACAAACTCAGGCACCCGCATCAGCTTAAACTCAGTCAAAGCAGAGTAAAGCAAGTAAGGGGCACCCCTCTCCATTTtgttctagctccgcccctggtaCAGGGG
The Oryza sativa Japonica Group chromosome 6, ASM3414082v1 DNA segment above includes these coding regions:
- the LOC9268632 gene encoding nuclear poly(A) polymerase 4 isoform X3 yields the protein MAACNAAAAAAVAEQPQKQYGITKPISLAEPAEVDLQKTAELEKFLVEAGLYESPEESARREEVLGELDKIVKDWVKQLTSQRGYTDQMVEEANAVLFTFGSYRLGVHGPGADIDTLCVGPSYVNREEDFFIVLHDILAQTEEVTELQPVPDAHVPVMKFKFHGISIDLLYASVSLLVVPPDLDISQGSVLYDVDEVTVRSLNGCRVADQILRLVPNVENFRTTLRCLKYWAKKRGVYSNVTGFLGGVNWALLVARVCQLYPNAVPSMLVSRFFRVFTQWQWPNPVMLCAIEEDELGFPVWDPRKYHRDRSHHMPIITPAYPCMNSSYNVSTSTLRVMMEQFQFGNKICQEIDISKANWSALFEPFQFFEAYKNYLQVDIIAEDGEDLRLWKGWVESRLRQLTLKIERDTYGMLQCHPYPHEYADPSRQCAHCAFFMGLSRKEGAKIQEGQQFDIRGTVDEFRHDIGMYGYWRPGMELAVSHVRRKQIPSYVFPEGYKRPRPSRHINHPQQSNKNDVEDGTANRSPDGQPKRKHDTAGVYDSEPGRSVKRASISPSISPVHQKTSSPPSGNIADASGASGGSPVSLANGNLEQANCLNSPLASEKSLDSVTSGSKCVGVEAVCPSDATKEHDNCGSNMKNCTTTTVAVSLKRVAEKVVSELVGSESLGGNKSGELLERAEDMGSALVENVHFGGNGVVQTGLPEELEPNNGIEVVSKAHAGVNSDAPQKASLRVSLTSTA
- the LOC9268632 gene encoding nuclear poly(A) polymerase 4 isoform X6, whose protein sequence is MAACNAAAAAAVAEQPQKQYGITKPISLAEPAEVDLQKTAELEKFLVEAGLYESPEESARREEVLGELDKIVKDWVKQLTSQRGYTDQMVEEANAVLFTFGSYRLGVHGPGADIDTLCVGPSYVNREEDFFIVLHDILAQTEEVTELQPVPDAHVPVMKFKFHGISIDLLYASVSLLVVPPDLDISQGSVLYDVDEVTVRSLNGCRVADQILRLVPNVENFRTTLRCLKYWAKKRGVYSNVTGFLGGVNWALLVARVCQLYPNAVPSMLVSRFFRVFTQWQWPNPVMLCAIEEDELGFPVWDPRKYHRDRSHHMPIITPAYPCMNSSYNVSTSTLRVMMEQFQFGNKICQEIDISKANWSALFEPFQFFEAYKNYLQVDIIAEDGEDLRLWKGWVESRLRQLTLKIERDTYGMLQCHPYPHEYADPSRQCAHCAFFMGLSRKEGAKIQEGQQFDIRGTVDEFRHDIGMYGYWRPGMELAVSHVRRKQIPSYVFPEGYKRPRPSRHINHPQQSNKNDVEDGTANRSPDGQPKRKHDTAGVYDSEPGRSVKRASISPSISPVHQKTSSPPSGNIADASGASGGSPVSLANGNLEQANCLNSPLASEKSLDSVTSGSKCVGVEAVCPSDATKEHDNCGSNMKNCTTTTVAVSLKRVAEKVVSELVGSESLGGNKSGELLERAEDMGSALVENVHFGGNGVVQTGLPEELEV
- the LOC9268632 gene encoding nuclear poly(A) polymerase 4 isoform X5, with protein sequence MAACNAAAAAAVAEQPQKQYGITKPISLAEPAEVDLQKTAELEKFLVEAGLYESPEESARREEVLGELDKIVKDWVKQLTSQRGYTDQMVEEANAVLFTFGSYRLGVHGPGADIDTLCVGPSYVNREEDFFIVLHDILAQTEEVTELQPVPDAHVPVMKFKFHGISIDLLYASVSLLVVPPDLDISQGSVLYDVDEVTVRSLNGCRVADQILRLVPNVENFRTTLRCLKYWAKKRGVYSNVTGFLGGVNWALLVARVCQLYPNAVPSMLVSRFFRVFTQWQWPNPVMLCAIEEDELGFPVWDPRKYHRDRSHHMPIITPAYPCMNSSYNVSTSTLRVMMEQFQFGNKICQEIDISKANWSALFEPFQFFEAYKNYLQVDIIAEDGEDLRLWKGWVESRLRQLTLKIERDTYGMLQCHPYPHEYADPSRQCAHCAFFMGLSRKEGAKIQEGQQFDIRGTVDEFRHDIGMYGYWRPGMELAVSHVRRKQIPSYVFPEGYKRPRPSRHINHPQQSNKNDVEDGTANRSPDGQPKRKHDTAGVYDSEPGRSVKRASISPSISPVHQKTSSPPSGNIADASGASGGSPVSLANGNLEQANCLNSPLASEKSLDSVTSGSKCVGVEAVCPSDATKEHDNCGSNMKNCTTTTVAVSLKRVAEKVVSELVGSESLGGNKSGELLERAEDMGSALVENVHFGGNGVVQTGLPEELELMQV
- the LOC9268632 gene encoding nuclear poly(A) polymerase 4 isoform X4, with translation MAACNAAAAAAVAEQPQKQYGITKPISLAEPAEVDLQKTAELEKFLVEAGLYESPEESARREEVLGELDKIVKDWVKQLTSQRGYTDQMVEEANAVLFTFGSYRLGVHGPGADIDTLCVGPSYVNREEDFFIVLHDILAQTEEVTELQPVPDAHVPVMKFKFHGISIDLLYASVSLLVVPPDLDISQGSVLYDVDEVTVRSLNGCRVADQILRLVPNVENFRTTLRCLKYWAKKRGVYSNVTGFLGGVNWALLVARVCQLYPNAVPSMLVSRFFRVFTQWQWPNPVMLCAIEEDELGFPVWDPRKYHRDRSHHMPIITPAYPCMNSSYNVSTSTLRVMMEQFQFGNKICQEIDISKANWSALFEPFQFFEAYKNYLQVDIIAEDGEDLRLWKGWVESRLRQLTLKIERDTYGMLQCHPYPHEYADPSRQCAHCAFFMGLSRKEGAKIQEGQQFDIRGTVDEFRHDIGMYGYWRPGMELAVSHVRRKQIPSYVFPEGYKRPRPSRHINHPQQSNKNDVEDGTANRSPDGQPKRKHDTAGVYDSEPGRSVKRASISPSISPVHQKTSSPPSGNIADASGASGGSPVSLANGNLEQANCLNSPLASEKSLDSVTSGSKCVGVEAVCPSDATKEHDNCGSNMKNCTTTTVAVSLKRVAEKVVSELVGSESLGGNKSGELLERAEDMGSALVENVHFGGNGVVQTGLPEELEPNNGIEVVSKAHAGVNSDAPQKASLRSASKGGC
- the LOC9268632 gene encoding nuclear poly(A) polymerase 4 isoform X2 — translated: MAACNAAAAAAVAEQPQKQYGITKPISLAEPAEVDLQKTAELEKFLVEAGLYESPEESARREEVLGELDKIVKDWVKQLTSQRGYTDQMVEEANAVLFTFGSYRLGVHGPGADIDTLCVGPSYVNREEDFFIVLHDILAQTEEVTELQPVPDAHVPVMKFKFHGISIDLLYASVSLLVVPPDLDISQGSVLYDVDEVTVRSLNGCRVADQILRLVPNVENFRTTLRCLKYWAKKRGVYSNVTGFLGGVNWALLVARVCQLYPNAVPSMLVSRFFRVFTQWQWPNPVMLCAIEEDELGFPVWDPRKYHRDRSHHMPIITPAYPCMNSSYNVSTSTLRVMMEQFQFGNKICQEIDISKANWSALFEPFQFFEAYKNYLQVDIIAEDGEDLRLWKGWVESRLRQLTLKIERDTYGMLQCHPYPHEYADPSRQCAHCAFFMGLSRKEGAKIQEGQQFDIRGTVDEFRHDIGMYGYWRPGMELAVSHVRRKQIPSYVFPEGYKRPRPSRHINHPQQSNKNDVEDGTANRSPDGQPKRKHDTAGVYDSEPGRSVKRASISPSISPVHQKTSSPPSGNIADASGASGGSPVSLANGNLEQANCLNSPLASEKSLDSVTSGSKCVGVEAVCPSDATKEHDNCGSNMKNCTTTTVAVSLKRVAEKVVSELVGSESLGGNKSGELLERAEDMGSALVENVHFGGNGVVQTGLPEELEPNNGIEVVSKAHAGVNSDAPQKASLRHDPELNPYLQARGAVKGRWR
- the LOC9268632 gene encoding nuclear poly(A) polymerase 4 isoform X1, with product MAACNAAAAAAVAEQPQKQYGITKPISLAEPAEVDLQKTAELEKFLVEAGLYESPEESARREEVLGELDKIVKDWVKQLTSQRGYTDQMVEEANAVLFTFGSYRLGVHGPGADIDTLCVGPSYVNREEDFFIVLHDILAQTEEVTELQPVPDAHVPVMKFKFHGISIDLLYASVSLLVVPPDLDISQGSVLYDVDEVTVRSLNGCRVADQILRLVPNVENFRTTLRCLKYWAKKRGVYSNVTGFLGGVNWALLVARVCQLYPNAVPSMLVSRFFRVFTQWQWPNPVMLCAIEEDELGFPVWDPRKYHRDRSHHMPIITPAYPCMNSSYNVSTSTLRVMMEQFQFGNKICQEIDISKANWSALFEPFQFFEAYKNYLQVDIIAEDGEDLRLWKGWVESRLRQLTLKIERDTYGMLQCHPYPHEYADPSRQCAHCAFFMGLSRKEGAKIQEGQQFDIRGTVDEFRHDIGMYGYWRPGMELAVSHVRRKQIPSYVFPEGYKRPRPSRHINHPQQSNKNDVEDGTANRSPDGQPKRKHDTAGVYDSEPGRSVKRASISPSISPVHQKTSSPPSGNIADASGASGGSPVSLANGNLEQANCLNSPLASEKSLDSVTSGSKCVGVEAVCPSDATKEHDNCGSNMKNCTTTTVAVSLKRVAEKVVSELVGSESLGGNKSGELLERAEDMGSALVENVHFGGNGVVQTGLPEELEPNNGIEVVSKAHAGVNSDAPQKASLRHDPELNPCAFTISICSVFFIPCCLVLVCYSISGLV